From Candoia aspera isolate rCanAsp1 chromosome 4, rCanAsp1.hap2, whole genome shotgun sequence, a single genomic window includes:
- the LOC134496848 gene encoding olfactory receptor 11G2-like yields MDSTNWTSAEEFVLLGFGIGLHNRLLLLIFFTILYVLTLAENITIISLVLLDTHLGQLPMYILLSNFSWLEMCYVSTTVPRMLFDLAVPGGIISFNECFIQFYIFFSLGGTECFFLSAMALDRYLAICHPLHYSHIMSQNVCYILVAVCWILGFTWYLVPATLISRLSFCGSNVINHFLCDCGPILSLACPPLGKAAILSQICLNGLLLGNMTFVVLSYGTVIFTLMKATNKGSRRKAFSTVSFHLIVVSLFYGSVAGMYLIPGGESQLDVTKAVTLFYTAITPFLNPLIYCLRNNQVKEAVGRLLRRKGRLIWNKE; encoded by the coding sequence ATGGATTCAACCAACTGGACTTCAGCTGAGGAATTTGTTTTATTAGGGTTTGGAATTGGACTGCACAACCGCTTGCTGCTCCTCATCTTTTTCACTATTCTCTACGTGCTCACCTTGGCTGAGAACATCACCATTATTAGCCTGGTGCTTCTGGACACCCACCTGGGCCAGCTGCCTATGTATATCCTGCTGAGCAACTTCTCCTGGCTGGAAATGTGCTATGTGTCCACCACAGTGCCTCGCATGCTCTTTGATTTAGCAGTCCCTGGTGGGATCATTTCTTTCAATGAGTGTTTCATCCAGTTCTACATATTCTTCTCCCTTGGTGGCACTGAATGTTTTTTCCTCTCAGCCATGGCCTTAGATCGGTATCTGGCCATCTGCCACCCGCTGCACTACTCACATATTATGTCTCAAAACGTCTGCTACATTCTGGTGGCTGTTTGCTGGATTCTTGGTTTTACATGGTACCTTGTTCCAGCAACGTTGATCTCTAGGTTGTCCTTTTGTGGCTCCAATGTCATTAATCACTTTTTGTGTGACTGTGGTCCAATCCTATCCTTGGCTTGCCCTCCActtggaaaagctgccattttgaGTCAGATTTGTCTCAATGGTCTGCTCCTAGGTAATATGACATTTGTTGTTCTGTCCTATGGCACTGTGATTTTCACTCTAATGAAGGCCACCAACAAAGGCAGTCGTAGGAAAGCCTTTTCTACTGTTTCCTTCCATTTAATTGTGGTCTCACTTTTCTATGGCTCAGTGGCAGGGATGTACTTAATACCAGGTGGGGAAAGTCAGTTAGATGTCACTAAGGCAGTGACCCTCTTCTACACTGCCATTACGCCCTTTCTCAACCCCTTGATCTACTGTCTGAGGAACAATCAAGTGAAAGAAGCAGTGGGCAGATTGCTAAGGAGAAAGGGGAGACTGATATGGAACAAGGAATAG